A stretch of Pseudomonas sp. CCC3.1 DNA encodes these proteins:
- a CDS encoding arsenic transporter — protein MLTASAIFLLTLILVIWQPKGLGIGWSAALGAALALMTGVVTLDDIPRVWAIVWNATATFIAVIIISLLLDEAGFFEWAALHVARMAKGNGRRLFVFTILLGAAVSAVFANDGAALILTPIVISILLALRFSPASTLAFVMAAGFIADTASLPLVVSNLVNIVSADYFGLGFNEYASIMVPVNGVAVCATLAVLYGFFRRDIPQHYARDDVQEPRLAIRDTMTFRTGWIVLGLLLAGLFVLEPMGIPISVIAAACAAILLTVSARGRIISTRRVLREAPWQVVIFSLGMYLVVYGLKNAGLTTYMTLALNHLLEFGVWGAALGMGFLSAFLSSGMNNMPAVLIGALSIQASDASGVVREAMIYANVIGADLGPKITPIGSLATLLWLHVLQRKGIRVTWGYYFKTGVILTLPILFITLSALALRLSL, from the coding sequence ATGCTGACTGCATCCGCAATTTTTTTACTCACACTGATATTGGTCATCTGGCAACCCAAAGGCTTGGGTATTGGCTGGAGCGCCGCTTTGGGCGCGGCGCTGGCACTCATGACAGGCGTTGTGACGCTGGATGATATTCCACGGGTATGGGCCATTGTCTGGAACGCGACCGCGACGTTTATCGCCGTCATTATCATCAGCCTGCTGCTCGACGAAGCAGGGTTCTTTGAGTGGGCGGCATTGCATGTAGCGCGCATGGCCAAGGGCAATGGTCGCCGCCTGTTTGTTTTCACAATATTGCTGGGCGCTGCCGTATCCGCCGTGTTTGCCAATGACGGCGCGGCCTTGATCCTCACGCCCATTGTCATTTCAATACTGCTCGCCTTGCGTTTTTCGCCCGCCTCGACCTTGGCATTTGTCATGGCCGCGGGCTTCATTGCCGATACCGCCAGCCTGCCGTTGGTGGTGTCGAACCTGGTCAACATCGTTTCGGCTGACTACTTTGGCCTGGGTTTCAACGAGTACGCATCCATCATGGTGCCGGTCAACGGGGTCGCCGTTTGTGCCACGCTCGCGGTGCTGTATGGGTTTTTCCGTCGCGACATCCCTCAACACTATGCGAGGGATGATGTGCAAGAGCCGCGACTTGCCATACGAGACACCATGACCTTTCGCACGGGCTGGATCGTGCTGGGTTTATTGCTGGCAGGTCTTTTTGTGCTCGAACCCATGGGCATTCCGATCAGCGTTATTGCCGCCGCGTGTGCCGCGATACTGCTCACGGTCTCTGCACGTGGGCGCATCATTTCGACCCGCCGCGTACTGCGTGAAGCGCCTTGGCAGGTGGTGATCTTTTCACTGGGAATGTACCTGGTGGTGTATGGACTGAAAAATGCGGGCCTGACCACCTATATGACGCTAGCCCTGAACCACCTGCTGGAGTTCGGTGTATGGGGCGCCGCGTTAGGGATGGGGTTTCTTTCGGCGTTCCTTTCATCCGGCATGAACAACATGCCAGCGGTATTGATCGGCGCACTGTCGATTCAGGCCAGTGACGCCAGCGGTGTCGTGCGTGAGGCCATGATCTACGCCAACGTCATCGGCGCGGACCTTGGGCCCAAGATAACCCCCATCGGCAGCCTCGCCACCCTGCTTTGGCTGCACGTTCTGCAACGCAAGGGCATTCGTGTTACCTGGGGTTACTACTTCAAGACAGGCGTGATTTTGACCCTGCCCATTCTCTTCATCACCTTGTCGGCCCTGGCCTTGCGCTTGAGCCTTTAG
- a CDS encoding DUF2986 domain-containing protein translates to MNRRKKINKILKARAKKASAKLAPKSKDQYISKADRLKLAAESSADSPVFSES, encoded by the coding sequence ATGAATCGTCGTAAAAAGATAAACAAGATATTGAAGGCTCGGGCCAAGAAAGCCAGTGCTAAATTAGCCCCGAAAAGCAAGGATCAATACATCAGCAAGGCTGACCGATTGAAGCTTGCGGCTGAATCCAGCGCTGACTCGCCCGTTTTTTCTGAAAGCTGA
- a CDS encoding sensor domain-containing diguanylate cyclase yields MAVDLQALYPKLIHLMLDTVFVVDRDNQIVFVSNACETLLGYRAEELIGTPITDYMHPEDLTVTRASIIRVMNGQPHMDFRNRYVRKDGGVVHILWAAFWSEEVGARIGVARDVTALRKAEEELEFLAHHDPLTGLTNRLLFNDRLSMALRAAHRGKYTFALLFLDLNDFKEINDVHGHAMGDRVLCAIARRLEGCVRATDTVARIGGDEFTVLLSDIQSRDAASSKVEQIIAVMAEPLGAEFGGIQMPSCSIGVACYPADGVDADTLLSHADDDMYQIKKLRSVAS; encoded by the coding sequence ATGGCTGTTGACCTGCAAGCGCTTTACCCCAAACTGATCCATCTGATGCTGGACACAGTTTTTGTGGTCGATAGGGACAATCAGATTGTATTCGTGAGCAATGCGTGTGAAACGCTGCTTGGCTACCGTGCCGAAGAGCTGATCGGCACACCGATCACCGACTATATGCATCCCGAAGACCTGACGGTAACGCGAGCCTCGATTATCCGGGTCATGAATGGTCAGCCGCATATGGACTTCCGCAACCGTTATGTCCGCAAGGATGGCGGTGTGGTGCACATCCTGTGGGCTGCTTTCTGGTCTGAGGAAGTCGGTGCCCGCATCGGTGTTGCTCGCGATGTGACAGCCCTCAGAAAAGCCGAAGAAGAATTAGAGTTTCTCGCTCACCATGACCCGCTGACGGGGTTGACCAATCGCTTGCTGTTTAATGATCGACTCAGTATGGCCCTGCGAGCAGCGCATCGTGGCAAGTACACGTTCGCGCTGCTGTTTCTGGATCTCAATGACTTCAAGGAGATCAATGACGTTCATGGGCATGCAATGGGTGATCGCGTGCTGTGTGCGATTGCACGCAGGCTCGAAGGCTGCGTCAGGGCTACGGACACGGTAGCGCGCATAGGCGGCGATGAATTCACAGTGCTATTGAGCGATATTCAGTCGCGGGACGCCGCGTCCAGCAAAGTGGAACAGATAATCGCGGTCATGGCCGAGCCGCTGGGCGCTGAATTCGGGGGGATCCAAATGCCGTCGTGCAGTATCGGCGTGGCATGCTACCCCGCAGATGGCGTGGATGCCGACACGCTGCTCAGCCATGCGGATGACGATATGTACCAGATAAAAAAGCTGCGCTCGGTTGCGAGCTGA
- a CDS encoding VOC family protein: MTVSRNDRQIDNIEFNVADIERSKDFYGGAFGWTFVDYGPTYTEFSDGRLTGGFTTGEPVRPGGPLIILYAQDLEATQLRLKALGAVISRETFSFPGGSRFHFIDPDGYELAVWTSQD, encoded by the coding sequence ATGACCGTTAGCCGCAACGATCGGCAGATCGACAATATTGAGTTCAATGTTGCCGATATAGAGCGCAGCAAAGATTTCTACGGCGGTGCGTTTGGTTGGACGTTCGTCGACTACGGGCCAACCTATACTGAGTTCAGTGATGGTCGGCTCACGGGTGGTTTCACAACCGGCGAGCCAGTAAGGCCGGGCGGGCCTTTAATCATTTTGTATGCGCAAGATCTCGAAGCCACTCAATTGCGCCTCAAGGCGCTGGGTGCTGTTATCAGCCGAGAGACATTTTCATTTCCAGGTGGAAGCCGGTTCCACTTTATTGATCCTGATGGCTATGAATTGGCCGTGTGGACAAGTCAGGACTAG
- a CDS encoding metalloregulator ArsR/SmtB family transcription factor, giving the protein MLSPAAIFKCLSDETRARATLLITREGELCVCELVCALDDSQPKISRHLAQLRGCGLLLDRRQGQWVYYRLNPELPDWVRAVLETTLTANTDWLEENSTRLNAMGDRPLNTGACC; this is encoded by the coding sequence ATGCTCAGCCCTGCCGCCATTTTCAAATGCCTGTCCGACGAAACCCGGGCCCGTGCAACCTTGCTGATCACGCGTGAAGGCGAATTATGCGTGTGCGAACTGGTCTGCGCGCTCGACGATAGTCAGCCAAAAATATCCCGTCATCTCGCACAGCTGCGCGGCTGCGGGTTGCTTCTCGACCGCCGCCAAGGTCAGTGGGTTTACTACCGACTCAACCCCGAACTACCGGACTGGGTACGTGCCGTTCTTGAAACCACTCTGACAGCCAACACTGACTGGCTTGAGGAGAACAGCACTCGACTCAACGCCATGGGCGACCGACCACTTAACACTGGCGCCTGCTGCTGA
- a CDS encoding ankyrin repeat domain-containing protein, whose translation MGNLTFKSGRLTTAILVMGVLTMGGVMASEKSVLTAVRDGELARVQQLIAEGADLRAQGLDGSSALLLATRQNKVEIAQALVEAGADVNQKNLMQDSPYLLAGASGYNQILKLTLAHGADLKSTNRYGGTALIPACERGHVETVRLLIEAGVDLDHVNRLGWTCLMEAIVLADGGPAHQQIVGQLIHAGADLNLPDSNGRSPLYQAQSRGQIAIANMLRDAGAQ comes from the coding sequence ATGGGTAACCTGACGTTTAAATCTGGACGCCTGACGACCGCTATTTTGGTGATGGGAGTACTGACGATGGGAGGGGTGATGGCGAGCGAAAAAAGTGTGCTGACGGCGGTGCGCGACGGTGAGCTGGCCCGCGTGCAACAACTGATCGCTGAAGGGGCAGATCTTCGCGCGCAAGGGTTGGATGGCAGCAGTGCATTGCTGCTGGCTACCCGGCAAAACAAAGTCGAAATCGCCCAGGCATTGGTAGAGGCGGGGGCCGACGTTAATCAGAAAAACCTGATGCAAGACAGCCCCTATCTGTTAGCTGGCGCCAGTGGCTATAACCAGATCCTCAAGCTGACGCTGGCCCATGGTGCGGACTTGAAGAGCACCAATCGTTACGGTGGCACCGCGTTGATTCCGGCCTGTGAACGCGGCCATGTCGAAACGGTGCGGCTGCTGATTGAAGCCGGTGTTGATCTTGACCACGTCAATCGTTTGGGCTGGACCTGCTTGATGGAAGCCATCGTGCTCGCCGACGGCGGCCCGGCGCATCAGCAGATCGTCGGCCAACTCATCCACGCCGGGGCAGACCTGAACCTGCCGGACAGCAATGGCCGCAGCCCTTTGTATCAGGCACAAAGTCGCGGCCAGATCGCTATCGCAAACATGCTGCGCGACGCTGGCGCGCAATGA
- a CDS encoding LysR family transcriptional regulator: MFDPVLLRSFVAVADCANFTRAAQRLHLTQSTVSQQIRRLEDDLGCKLLDREQRQVIATAEGERFLVYARRILALQEEARDVLFNQQSAGVLRLGVPEDFAAERMMPMLSRFGLEHPGVRLEVTSGLGPELMRFYRRGEFDLLLVKQMGRSDDCLACWPEPLCWVDSRSQPALGRDPLPLVAFPVGGLYRNEMLHHLEVGGWHWRISYSSASLASVCSAVAAGLGISLLPRRVISAEHQVLDASSGLPDIQGIFLALYGHSGLSHAGQLLQGHLLQLCDALAHTD, translated from the coding sequence ATGTTTGATCCAGTGCTGTTACGCAGTTTTGTCGCCGTTGCGGACTGCGCCAACTTCACCCGCGCAGCCCAACGGCTGCACCTCACTCAGTCCACGGTCAGCCAGCAAATACGCCGCCTGGAAGACGACCTCGGCTGCAAGCTGCTCGACCGCGAACAACGTCAGGTAATCGCCACGGCCGAGGGCGAACGATTTTTGGTTTATGCGAGACGTATCTTGGCGCTGCAGGAAGAGGCCCGAGATGTGCTGTTCAACCAGCAAAGCGCGGGGGTATTGCGCCTCGGCGTGCCCGAGGACTTTGCCGCAGAACGCATGATGCCCATGCTTTCGCGCTTCGGCCTGGAACATCCGGGCGTGCGCCTGGAGGTCACCAGCGGACTGGGGCCTGAGTTAATGCGGTTCTATCGCCGTGGCGAGTTCGACCTGCTATTGGTCAAGCAGATGGGGCGCAGCGATGATTGCCTGGCCTGTTGGCCAGAACCTTTGTGCTGGGTGGACAGCCGCTCGCAACCGGCGCTGGGACGCGATCCGTTGCCGTTGGTGGCGTTTCCTGTAGGAGGCCTGTACCGCAATGAAATGCTTCATCACCTGGAGGTGGGCGGCTGGCACTGGCGTATCAGTTACTCCAGTGCCAGCCTTGCCAGTGTCTGCTCGGCAGTGGCGGCAGGCCTGGGCATCAGCTTACTGCCACGCAGAGTGATCAGCGCCGAGCACCAAGTGCTGGACGCCAGCAGCGGCTTACCGGATATCCAGGGCATATTTCTGGCGCTCTATGGCCACAGCGGGCTCAGTCACGCAGGTCAGTTGCTGCAAGGGCATTTGCTCCAATTGTGTGATGCGCTTGCGCATACCGACTGA